ACACGTCCCACTCGGCCGCCGACGTCGTCCCGGAGCCGACCCTCGAGAGGCGGTTGGAGGGCCTGACGGCGGGCGAGGTCCGACGGCTCGTCTATTGCGGCCGCCTGGTCCGCCGCAAGGGGATCGACCAGAGCATCCACCTGATCAGGCGGCTGCGCGACCGGGGCGTGGCGGTCGAGTTCGACGTCATCGGCGACGGCCCCGAGCTTGCGGCCCTCGAGCGCCTGGCGGCCGAATCGGGCCTGGCCGGGGTCGTCCGCTTCCTGGGCCGGGCGTCCTACGGCCCGGAATTGCTGCGGACCCTGGCCGGGTACGACGGCCTGCTGTTCACGCCGCTGGCCGAGGACACGCCGCGGATGATCTTCGACGGCTTCGCCGCGGGCCTCCCCCTGATCGCCTGGGACATCGAATACGTCCGCGAGCGGGCGGCCGAGGACGCCGCGGTCGTCCCCCTGCCGAAGGGCGACCTCGAAGCCTCGGCGGATCGCGCGGCCGAGGCGCTCCGCTCGCCCCGGCGCCTCGACGACCTGGCGCGGCGCGCCCGACGCGCCGGGGAATATCACGCGGCGGAGAACTGGTATCGCCGCCGCGCGGAATGGACCTTCGAGGCCGTGTCCCGGCACCGGACGGCCAAGGCCCATGCGTCGAGGCCGATGGCCCTCCGACCTCCCCCCCCGGTCGAGGACGCCGCGTCGTCTCAGCGTTTCGAGTACCATTCGGGGTTGCGGTAGACGTCGCGCTCGATCGCCGCGACGCCCGGCCAGAACCCCGCGGGCCAATCGGCGGCGACGGGCCGCATGCCGAGAGCCCCGACGAGCGGGCCGACGAGCCGCTCGGCCCACGTCCGCGGGTCGTCCGGGACGTCGGCCAGGTCGGCCGCGCCGGCGAGTTCGGGGACGGCCCCGGCGCGGCGGAGCAGCAGCGAGCTGTGCTGGAGGACGGCCCCCGCCCTCCTCCGCTGGGCGCTGCCGACGAGCTTGACGCCGCCCGCGACGAGGTCCTCGCCGTCGCGGCCGGCGAAGCAGAGGAACGGGTGCGCGGGGGGCGGGCCCGCCTCGTCGGGGCGCGCGTCGGCGTGACGCCGGGCGTCGACGCCGTGCGCGGCGAGGACGTCGGCCGTCGCCCGGTGCACCGCGCGGTAGAGCGCCGTGCTCGGCCGCGCCAGGGGGTGCGTCGTCGGGATGACGACGGCGAACGTGAGTTCATGTTCATGCCAGATCGCCCCCCCGCCGGTCGCGCGGCGGACCCGGGCGGCGGACCGCCAGCGGGGCT
The DNA window shown above is from Paludisphaera mucosa and carries:
- a CDS encoding glycosyltransferase — encoded protein: MYFLPIHVPIYTAGDRRMVTTEWHRSLELLRDSLQGRYGTIVVLAPSLPADASSVEQSLQELTEANDGIRLTGSFDPRGRARDYWLKDRRRWLADLREHVPAADVVHAALDDVYRPICYDGFLEGVRGERPTLFVQDTDIVLQMGELAAGRGPKEVAKAWTYGRFYERMCRRGVRLADLSLLKGSTLIRRYGESARNARCFQDTSHSAADVVPEPTLERRLEGLTAGEVRRLVYCGRLVRRKGIDQSIHLIRRLRDRGVAVEFDVIGDGPELAALERLAAESGLAGVVRFLGRASYGPELLRTLAGYDGLLFTPLAEDTPRMIFDGFAAGLPLIAWDIEYVRERAAEDAAVVPLPKGDLEASADRAAEALRSPRRLDDLARRARRAGEYHAAENWYRRRAEWTFEAVSRHRTAKAHASRPMALRPPPPVEDAASSQRFEYHSGLR
- a CDS encoding lipoate--protein ligase family protein; the protein is MICRVLPYHVAEGPTNMAIDEALLDLVARDPSAAWFRTYGWSTPTLSLGYFQRRAEAEAEPRWRSAARVRRATGGGAIWHEHELTFAVVIPTTHPLARPSTALYRAVHRATADVLAAHGVDARRHADARPDEAGPPPAHPFLCFAGRDGEDLVAGGVKLVGSAQRRRAGAVLQHSSLLLRRAGAVPELAGAADLADVPDDPRTWAERLVGPLVGALGMRPVAADWPAGFWPGVAAIERDVYRNPEWYSKR